The Pseudarthrobacter defluvii DNA window TCACGGGCTCGACGGCGGCCGGGCGGAAGATCGGCGAAACGGCCGGACGCCTGCTCAAGCGCGCACACCTTGAGCTTGGCGGCAACAACGCACTGATTGTGCTGCCGGGCGCAGACCTTGCCAAGGCGGCGTCGGCGGCCGCATTCGGATCGTTCATGCACCAGGGCCAGATCTGCATGGCGGCCGGGCGGCACATCGTGCACGAGGACATCTATGACGACTACGTCGCCGCGCTGTCCGAAAAGGCTGCCCACCTGCCGGTCGGTGACCCAAAGAGCGGCACCGTGGCGCTGGGACCTGTCATCGATGAGCGGCAGCTGCACCGTGTGGATGGCATCGTCCAGGATGCGGTAAAAGCCGGCGCCCGCGTGGCCGCCGGCGGCACCCACGACGGCCGCTTCTACCAGCCCACCGTCCTGGTGGACCTGAAGCAGGACAGCCCGGCCTGGAAGGACGAAATCTTCGGGCCCGTCGCCCCGGTGACCAGCTTCTCGACAGTTGAGGAGGCAGTGGCCCTGGCCAACGACAGCGAATACGGCCTGTCCATCGGCATCCTGGGCGACGTTGGCCTGGCCATGACCATTGCGGACCAGTTGGACTCCGGCAAGGTCCACATCAACGAACAGACAGTCTCGGACGAGGCCAACTCACCGTTCGGCGGCATGAAGGATTCGGGCAACGGCTCACGGATCGGCGGCCACCACGCCAACATGGAGTCCTTCACCGAAATCCAGTGGCTCACCATGCGCCCGGACATTGCACCGTATCCGTTCTAGGAAAACCTGCACGTCCCGGCCGGGACGTGCGGAGCTGCCGGCCCTGCCGTAGGCCAGGACCGGCAGCTCGTGCTCAGGCCGTTGCTCCTGAATCCAATTCGCCGGCGGCCACGGCCTCTGCGTACTTGGTGAGGTCCGGGCCAGGCTGGAAGTCCACGAACTGACCTTTCAGCTTCTCAAACAGGAACTCGTACACCTTGTCCTTGCCGGAGCCGGACAGGGATGACGCCGCCTCGAGGACCGCTTCCTGCAGTGCCTTGTCAGCATCCAGCAGGATCTTCTCCCGCGCCTGCTCGTTCCACTTGATGTCCTGCAGTTCCATAAGCTTCTCCTTGCGTCGACGCCGGTACAGGAACGGCCGGGAACTTCATGGAAATTCCCGGCCGTGCCTGGTTCGAGTCTAGGCAGGACGCCTCGGCGGGGTCCAGCCTCGCGTGCGGCGGAACGCCTTACATGTGGACATGCAGGCGGCGGGCTGCTTCGGAGATGGATCCGGTCAGCGACGGGTAGACGGTGAAGGTGCTGGCGACGTCGTCCACGTGCAGCTTCTGCTTGACCGCGATGGAGATGGGGAAAATCAGCTCTGAAGCGTTGGGGCCAACCACCACGCCGCCGATCACGGTACCGGAGCCCTTCCGGGCAAAGATCTTCACGAACCCGTCCTTGGCGTTGCGCATCTTGGCCCGGGCGTTGCTTTTCAGCGAGAGCTTGATGACGTCGGCCTGGTACTTGCCGGATTCGATCTCCGCTTCGGACACGCCAACGTTCGCAATTTCGGGCGAGGTGAAGATGTTGGACGCCACCT harbors:
- a CDS encoding benzaldehyde dehydrogenase; translated protein: MSLLDSALWEGKIHLNGWRKGGGGSADAVEPATGDRLGSYGVASVDDVREASAAAAAAQKDWAMRSPEDRAAVLRRAGMLWEEHAAEVQDWIVRESGGIPPKAALEIHIAANECYDASALPSLPSGDVLTSNENRWSFARRRPVGVVSVIAPFNFPLILSIRAVAPALALGNGVLLKPDPRTAVCGGVTLVRIFEEAGLPPGLLSLLPGGADIGAAVVEAPEVRVIAFTGSTAAGRKIGETAGRLLKRAHLELGGNNALIVLPGADLAKAASAAAFGSFMHQGQICMAAGRHIVHEDIYDDYVAALSEKAAHLPVGDPKSGTVALGPVIDERQLHRVDGIVQDAVKAGARVAAGGTHDGRFYQPTVLVDLKQDSPAWKDEIFGPVAPVTSFSTVEEAVALANDSEYGLSIGILGDVGLAMTIADQLDSGKVHINEQTVSDEANSPFGGMKDSGNGSRIGGHHANMESFTEIQWLTMRPDIAPYPF